From the genome of Geoglobus ahangari, one region includes:
- a CDS encoding dihydroorotase — protein MMILSGKLIIGRDLVTAGMKIEEGRIVEISKQLTGKRLKGLILPAGIDVHVHLRDFEESHKETIRSGTLSALHGGICLVVDQPNTRPFIDSAEKYERRVRLAEKHLNVDYSLNMGLTRRNSDRINEIVGELKEKGYNPAVGEVFLQHDNPEFQVDPEIVRDVEHLTTIHAELPEFVESNEIPNFLHRDRRAEIEAVKKLAPLGRYFCHISTRDAFETITPSPSLVEVTPHHLLLDSSEYERLNGFVNVNPPLRERGDREFLLENFSRIDVLASDHAPHLPEEKERGASGYPGVETMYPLMMGLVFYGRVSVFEVVEKIAKNPAEIFGFEGYGEIRVGNYANLAVFDISRVERVRADSLHSLCGWTPFEGFPAIFPHTVVLRGEIVKEGDEAVEGLGEVYKSGSGF, from the coding sequence ATGATGATTCTCTCCGGAAAGCTCATCATCGGCAGAGATCTCGTCACAGCAGGCATGAAAATAGAGGAGGGGAGGATCGTAGAGATAAGCAAGCAGCTCACCGGCAAGAGGCTTAAAGGGCTCATACTGCCCGCCGGAATAGACGTTCACGTCCACCTTAGAGATTTTGAGGAGAGCCATAAGGAGACGATAAGGAGCGGCACTCTCTCCGCACTGCACGGCGGGATTTGCCTTGTTGTTGACCAGCCAAACACCCGCCCATTCATAGACTCCGCAGAAAAGTACGAGAGGAGAGTGAGACTGGCGGAGAAACACCTCAACGTTGATTATTCCCTCAACATGGGGCTAACGAGGAGGAATTCCGACAGAATAAACGAGATCGTGGGTGAGCTCAAAGAGAAGGGCTACAACCCCGCTGTGGGCGAGGTGTTCCTGCAGCACGACAACCCGGAGTTTCAGGTTGACCCAGAGATTGTGAGAGATGTCGAGCACCTCACAACAATACACGCCGAACTGCCCGAGTTCGTGGAGTCAAACGAGATCCCAAACTTCCTGCACAGGGACAGGAGGGCCGAGATAGAGGCGGTGAAAAAGCTCGCCCCCCTCGGAAGGTACTTTTGCCACATCTCGACGAGAGATGCTTTTGAGACAATCACCCCATCCCCATCGCTCGTGGAGGTAACCCCCCACCACCTCCTCCTCGACAGCTCTGAGTACGAGAGGCTGAACGGGTTCGTGAACGTGAACCCCCCTCTGAGAGAGAGGGGCGACAGGGAGTTTCTGCTCGAGAACTTCTCGAGGATAGACGTGCTGGCCTCAGACCACGCCCCCCACCTTCCGGAGGAGAAGGAGCGTGGAGCCTCAGGCTACCCCGGCGTGGAGACAATGTACCCGCTGATGATGGGGCTCGTGTTTTATGGAAGGGTGAGCGTCTTCGAAGTCGTCGAAAAGATTGCGAAGAACCCGGCAGAGATCTTCGGGTTCGAGGGATACGGGGAGATAAGGGTCGGGAACTACGCCAACCTCGCAGTTTTCGACATATCGAGGGTTGAGAGGGTGAGGGCAGATTCGCTCCACAGCCTCTGCGGCTGGACTCCCTTTGAAGGATTCCCAGCCATCTTCCCCCACACGGTCGTGCTGAGAGGGGAGATCGTGAAGGAGGGTGATGAGGCTGTCGAGGGTTTGGGGGAGGTTTACAAGAGCGGATCAGGTTTTTAA
- a CDS encoding DNA-directed RNA polymerase subunit D — translation MKVEFVRDDGITAEFILRDSNPAFANAWRRAMKSHVPTLAVDYVDFYMNSSYLYDEILAHRIGLVPLKTNVDKFNLQENCVCGGEGCPSCQVSLRLNVEGPKVVYSGDFISDDPETQPVFDNIPIVELYEGQQLMLEAVARLGFGREHAKFQPVSVCTYRILGKVEIGEECTDCGRCIEICPKGVFAEEGEKVVVKNEYECSLCRDCVKVCEENAIKITETDDFVFKVESVGQMEVREIARRALEALKSKAEEMNRLLEEL, via the coding sequence ATGAAGGTCGAGTTTGTCAGGGACGACGGTATCACAGCGGAGTTCATTCTGAGGGACTCTAATCCAGCGTTCGCCAACGCATGGAGAAGGGCGATGAAGAGCCACGTTCCAACTCTTGCTGTGGACTACGTTGACTTCTACATGAACTCGTCCTACCTGTACGACGAGATCCTCGCCCACAGGATAGGCCTCGTGCCCCTGAAGACCAACGTAGACAAGTTCAACCTGCAGGAGAACTGCGTCTGCGGTGGGGAGGGCTGCCCGAGCTGTCAGGTGTCCCTCAGGCTGAACGTTGAGGGGCCGAAGGTTGTCTACTCTGGAGACTTCATCTCCGATGATCCCGAAACCCAGCCAGTCTTTGACAACATCCCGATTGTCGAGCTCTACGAGGGGCAGCAGCTGATGCTCGAGGCGGTTGCAAGACTTGGATTCGGCAGAGAGCACGCCAAGTTCCAGCCCGTATCTGTATGCACCTACAGGATCCTCGGAAAGGTTGAGATAGGAGAGGAGTGCACGGACTGCGGCAGATGCATCGAGATCTGTCCAAAGGGCGTGTTCGCAGAGGAGGGAGAGAAGGTAGTGGTCAAGAACGAGTACGAGTGCTCCCTCTGCAGAGACTGCGTGAAGGTCTGCGAGGAGAATGCGATAAAGATAACTGAAACTGACGACTTCGTGTTCAAAGTAGAGTCCGTCGGCCAGATGGAGGTAAGGGAGATAGCCAGAAGGGCGCTTGAGGCGCTGAAGAGCAAGGCCGAAGAGATGAACAGGCTTCTTGAAGAGCTGTAA
- a CDS encoding 30S ribosomal protein S4 has protein sequence MGDPKKPKKKYTTPTKPWDRVRLEREAPLVIKYGLRNKRELWRFQNLLRKYRRVARDLLAKVNFPGREGELAKAKAQQVIKKLNRMGILPENATLDDILNLTVEDFLERRLQTIVYRQGLAKTIKQARQLIVHGHIAVDGRRVTSPSFIVEREMESKIGYYSNSPFAKQQVTEG, from the coding sequence ATGGGTGATCCAAAGAAGCCGAAGAAGAAGTACACAACCCCCACAAAGCCGTGGGACAGGGTGAGGCTCGAAAGGGAGGCTCCTCTCGTAATCAAGTACGGTCTCAGGAACAAGAGGGAGCTCTGGAGGTTCCAGAACCTCCTGAGGAAGTACAGGAGGGTCGCGAGGGATCTGCTCGCCAAAGTCAACTTCCCCGGCAGGGAGGGAGAGCTTGCGAAGGCCAAGGCCCAGCAGGTCATCAAGAAGCTCAACAGGATGGGCATTCTGCCCGAGAACGCGACGCTCGACGACATCCTGAACCTCACGGTTGAGGACTTCCTCGAGAGAAGGCTGCAGACGATAGTCTACAGGCAGGGGCTTGCAAAGACCATAAAGCAGGCGAGGCAGCTGATAGTCCACGGCCACATAGCCGTTGACGGCAGGAGGGTCACATCTCCGAGCTTCATAGTGGAGAGGGAGATGGAGAGCAAGATAGGTTACTACTCAAACTCACCTTTCGCCAAGCAGCAGGTGACGGAGGGATAA
- a CDS encoding HVO_0476 family zinc finger protein, producing the protein MKREIYCDSCKEETPHVLINPSKHLFQCEVCGSVMEVLPEKRVELRAIISRDDVSERGKIEVPRSEVLTKGEEVVVEVGEGYRVGEITSLELKNGKRVDVASAEDIETVWLRDVGEVKVRISLHKGPVTTPYEIFTSGEVEFTVGEILPVEGRKYKITRIKLINGGLLKKEGRSAKAKEIRRIYAQFIR; encoded by the coding sequence ATGAAGAGAGAGATATACTGCGACTCCTGTAAAGAGGAAACCCCACACGTTCTGATAAACCCCTCAAAACACCTTTTTCAGTGTGAGGTCTGCGGTTCTGTTATGGAAGTTCTCCCGGAAAAGAGGGTCGAGCTGAGGGCAATAATAAGCAGGGACGACGTCTCGGAGAGGGGGAAGATAGAGGTTCCGAGGTCAGAGGTGCTGACGAAGGGAGAGGAGGTCGTCGTAGAGGTCGGAGAGGGGTACAGAGTCGGAGAGATAACGTCCCTCGAGCTGAAGAACGGCAAGAGGGTGGACGTGGCGAGTGCTGAGGACATAGAGACTGTCTGGCTGAGAGATGTGGGAGAGGTGAAGGTCAGGATAAGCCTTCACAAGGGGCCAGTCACAACACCGTACGAGATCTTCACGTCTGGAGAGGTGGAGTTCACGGTTGGGGAGATCCTCCCGGTGGAGGGTAGGAAGTACAAAATTACGAGGATAAAGCTGATAAACGGTGGCCTGCTGAAGAAGGAGGGAAGAAGCGCAAAGGCCAAGGAGATCAGAAGGATATATGCCCAGTTCATCAGGTAA
- the ppsA gene encoding pyruvate, water dikinase, which produces MGILWLNEIGKDDIPLAGGKGANLGELLRNEIPVPNGFVVDSRTFLEFMEATGLWYQVNDMLRGIDVENTDELNSVSEKIRKLIESAEIPENIERDIRNAYRKLCEEEGEEVFVAVRSSATAEDLPEASFAGQQETYLNVKGEDEVVDKVRKCWSSLYTPRAIYYRVQQGFKHEDVSIAVVVQKMVNSEKSGVMFTSHPVTGEKLCIIEAAFGLGEAIVSGAVSPDTYVYDRVKRKLVEVNVAEKKIMITKNEKGETVTLELPPEKARERVLSDEEIEELVKFAELIENHYGHPQDVEWGIEKGKVYILQSRAITTIKGKKEAETVKGDLKVILKGLGASPGIGVGKVKIISSEKEINKVEEGDVLVTTMTTPDMVPAMKRASAIITDEGGMTCHAAIVSRELGVPAVVGTKEATKVLKDGMVVTVDGEKGVVYEGAVEIERKEDKKTEVVAKAKIITATEVKVNISIPDGAKRAYETGADGVGLFRIEHMVLGLPKHPMKYIRDGEIEEYIQKLYEGMKAVVDTFYPKPVWIRTLDAPTDEFRAMEGGENEPIEANPMLGFRGIRRDLVEDIHFRAEIRAIKRLVDEGYTNVGIMLPLVTRVEEVRRAKQIIEEEGLPLSKIEFGVMVETPAAALIIEDLVREGIDFVSFGTNDLTQYTLAVDRNNENVAYLYDETHPAVMKLIEHVIRVCKEHGVKTSICGQAGSYPHVVEKLVMLGIDSVSANPDAVERVRETVARVEKKIMLDKLRGL; this is translated from the coding sequence ATGGGGATTCTGTGGCTCAATGAGATAGGTAAGGATGACATACCGCTGGCCGGCGGAAAGGGGGCGAACCTCGGAGAGCTTTTGAGGAACGAAATTCCCGTTCCGAACGGTTTTGTGGTTGACAGCAGGACGTTTCTCGAGTTCATGGAGGCCACGGGCCTCTGGTATCAGGTAAACGACATGCTCAGGGGGATCGATGTAGAGAACACAGACGAGCTGAACAGCGTGTCTGAGAAGATCAGGAAGCTCATAGAGTCAGCCGAGATCCCGGAGAACATAGAGAGGGACATAAGGAACGCGTACAGGAAGCTCTGCGAGGAAGAGGGAGAGGAGGTCTTCGTTGCCGTAAGGAGCTCTGCTACGGCAGAAGATCTGCCTGAGGCGAGCTTTGCCGGGCAGCAGGAGACGTACCTGAACGTGAAGGGAGAGGATGAGGTTGTTGACAAGGTCAGGAAGTGCTGGAGCAGCCTGTACACGCCGAGGGCAATCTACTACAGGGTCCAGCAGGGGTTCAAGCACGAGGATGTGAGCATCGCCGTTGTTGTGCAGAAGATGGTCAACAGCGAGAAGAGCGGAGTCATGTTCACCTCCCACCCCGTCACAGGAGAGAAGCTCTGCATAATCGAGGCCGCCTTCGGCCTTGGAGAGGCAATAGTGAGCGGGGCGGTCAGCCCTGACACGTACGTCTACGACAGGGTGAAGAGGAAGCTTGTGGAGGTAAACGTCGCTGAGAAGAAGATAATGATCACAAAGAACGAGAAGGGTGAGACCGTAACCTTGGAGCTCCCTCCGGAGAAGGCAAGGGAGAGGGTGCTCTCCGACGAGGAGATAGAGGAGCTCGTCAAGTTTGCCGAGCTCATTGAAAACCATTACGGCCACCCACAGGATGTTGAGTGGGGAATCGAGAAGGGTAAGGTCTACATCCTCCAGTCGAGGGCGATCACGACCATAAAGGGCAAGAAGGAGGCTGAGACCGTGAAGGGGGACCTCAAGGTGATTCTGAAGGGTCTTGGAGCCTCTCCGGGAATTGGAGTGGGCAAGGTCAAGATAATCTCGAGCGAGAAGGAGATAAACAAGGTCGAGGAGGGCGACGTCCTCGTGACCACGATGACCACGCCGGACATGGTTCCGGCGATGAAGAGGGCATCGGCGATAATAACCGACGAGGGCGGAATGACGTGTCACGCGGCGATAGTAAGCAGAGAACTCGGAGTTCCGGCGGTTGTTGGTACGAAGGAGGCAACCAAGGTGCTCAAGGACGGAATGGTCGTCACAGTGGATGGAGAGAAGGGAGTTGTGTACGAGGGGGCGGTGGAGATAGAGAGGAAGGAGGACAAAAAGACCGAGGTCGTCGCGAAGGCCAAGATAATAACCGCAACGGAGGTCAAGGTGAACATATCGATACCGGACGGTGCTAAGAGGGCCTACGAGACCGGAGCGGATGGAGTGGGTCTGTTCAGAATTGAGCACATGGTTCTCGGCCTGCCCAAGCACCCGATGAAGTACATAAGGGACGGGGAGATAGAGGAGTACATCCAGAAGCTCTACGAGGGAATGAAGGCCGTTGTTGACACGTTCTACCCCAAACCCGTCTGGATAAGAACCCTCGACGCCCCAACGGATGAGTTCAGAGCGATGGAGGGCGGAGAGAACGAGCCGATCGAGGCAAACCCGATGCTCGGGTTCAGGGGTATCAGAAGAGACCTCGTCGAGGACATACACTTCAGGGCGGAGATAAGGGCGATCAAGAGGCTTGTGGACGAGGGATACACCAACGTTGGAATAATGCTGCCGCTCGTCACGAGGGTCGAGGAGGTCAGGAGGGCCAAGCAGATAATCGAAGAGGAGGGTCTGCCGCTCAGCAAGATAGAGTTCGGTGTGATGGTTGAAACCCCCGCGGCCGCGCTGATAATCGAGGATCTCGTGAGGGAGGGCATAGACTTCGTGTCCTTCGGCACCAACGATCTCACCCAATACACCCTCGCGGTGGACAGAAACAACGAGAACGTCGCGTATCTCTACGACGAGACCCACCCAGCAGTTATGAAGCTCATCGAGCACGTGATCAGGGTGTGCAAGGAGCACGGAGTGAAGACGTCGATATGCGGACAGGCCGGAAGCTATCCGCACGTCGTGGAGAAGCTGGTGATGCTCGGAATAGACAGCGTGTCGGCCAACCCCGATGCTGTTGAGAGGGTGAGGGAGACGGTGGCGAGGGTTGAGAAGAAGATAATGCTCGACAAGCTGAGGGGTCTCTGA
- the dph2 gene encoding diphthamide biosynthesis enzyme Dph2 — MASESSTISERIDFQSIFSKLGSARLVGIQLPDGLKYYAGEIADRFRENGYEVIISGKPSYGACDIDVSLLEVADVLLHFGHTEMLSIERVIYVPYNIDYSVDAELLRREIKEKRIAIIGTASYAWKFESVAERLRDVGFEVELRKGKRVAYPGQVLGCNYSCLEGTRAKAILFIGDGEFHAIGASLYAGRRVYAYSPLSEELRVVDTSDFVRRRYFQVSRAKMCDSFAILVSTKPGQKRLGLAMRLKRLAEEKGIKAEVILADEIDPSLVEGFRFDCYVSTACPRIAYDDYRRFSKPVITPQEFEIVLGLSEELTLDLL, encoded by the coding sequence ATGGCGTCAGAATCCTCGACCATATCTGAAAGAATCGATTTTCAATCCATTTTTTCCAAACTCGGTTCTGCAAGGCTTGTCGGAATCCAGCTCCCGGACGGTCTGAAGTACTACGCCGGAGAGATAGCGGACAGGTTCAGGGAGAATGGGTACGAGGTGATAATCTCCGGAAAGCCATCCTACGGTGCCTGCGACATTGACGTCTCACTCTTAGAGGTTGCGGACGTGCTGCTCCACTTCGGGCACACGGAGATGCTCAGCATCGAGAGGGTGATCTACGTCCCCTACAACATCGACTACAGCGTAGATGCCGAGCTGCTCAGAAGGGAAATCAAAGAAAAAAGGATCGCAATCATTGGAACCGCAAGCTACGCCTGGAAGTTTGAGAGCGTGGCCGAGAGGCTGAGAGACGTAGGCTTCGAGGTGGAGCTGAGGAAGGGAAAGAGGGTCGCGTACCCGGGACAGGTTCTGGGGTGCAACTACTCGTGCCTTGAGGGGACGAGAGCGAAGGCCATCCTTTTCATCGGAGATGGAGAGTTTCACGCGATTGGGGCGAGCCTGTACGCTGGTAGAAGGGTTTACGCGTACAGCCCCCTCTCCGAAGAGCTGAGGGTCGTGGACACCTCCGACTTCGTGAGGAGGAGGTACTTTCAGGTATCGAGGGCCAAGATGTGCGACAGCTTTGCGATCCTCGTCTCAACTAAGCCGGGGCAGAAGAGGCTGGGGCTTGCGATGAGGCTCAAGAGGCTTGCTGAGGAGAAAGGGATTAAGGCAGAGGTCATACTGGCGGACGAGATAGATCCGAGCCTCGTCGAGGGCTTCAGGTTCGACTGCTACGTCAGCACGGCCTGCCCCAGAATAGCGTACGATGATTACAGAAGGTTTTCAAAACCTGTTATAACCCCTCAGGAGTTCGAAATCGTCCTCGGTTTGAGCGAGGAGCTTACTCTCGACTTGCTGTAA
- the hpt gene encoding hypoxanthine/guanine phosphoribosyltransferase — translation MLNKLIKSLENAPVIMKGDYPYFIHPLTDGVPELDPDIVREAVSGIIRIADLDVDKIVTVEAMGIPVATALSLAVSIPIVVVRKRAYNLPNEIVVDQQTGYSKGKLYINGIEKGDRVILVDDVISTGGTALATLKALERAGAVIKDFVAVVEKGDGAKMLREMGYNVKSLVKIEVSKDGVRILDHI, via the coding sequence ATGCTGAACAAGCTCATAAAGAGCCTCGAGAACGCACCGGTGATAATGAAGGGGGACTACCCCTACTTCATCCACCCCCTGACCGACGGAGTCCCAGAGCTCGACCCGGACATAGTCAGGGAAGCGGTCTCCGGAATAATCAGGATAGCTGACCTCGACGTGGACAAGATCGTTACCGTCGAGGCCATGGGAATCCCCGTGGCAACGGCGCTGAGCCTGGCGGTGAGCATACCGATAGTTGTCGTGAGGAAGAGGGCCTACAACCTGCCAAACGAGATAGTGGTTGACCAGCAGACGGGATACTCCAAGGGGAAGCTGTACATAAACGGAATAGAAAAGGGAGACAGGGTGATTCTGGTTGACGACGTCATATCCACCGGAGGAACGGCCCTCGCAACGCTCAAAGCTCTTGAAAGGGCCGGAGCGGTGATCAAGGACTTCGTCGCCGTCGTTGAGAAGGGAGACGGGGCAAAGATGCTCAGGGAGATGGGGTACAACGTCAAGAGCCTCGTGAAGATAGAGGTCTCAAAGGATGGCGTCAGAATCCTCGACCATATCTGA
- a CDS encoding transcription elongation factor Spt5: MSRYFIVKTTANQERIVANLMAAGVKKRGIRLYSILAPKEIKGYIIVEAESNEDIVNAIKGVPHVKGLVKGETSLAEIEHFLKPKKAAEQIREGYKVEIISGPFKGELAIVKRVDEAKNEITVELLEAVVPIPVTVKADNVRILEKTDEEEV; this comes from the coding sequence ATGAGCAGGTACTTCATAGTCAAGACCACGGCCAATCAGGAGAGGATAGTGGCCAACCTGATGGCTGCGGGAGTGAAGAAGAGGGGCATAAGGCTGTACTCCATCCTCGCCCCTAAGGAGATAAAGGGGTACATCATTGTCGAGGCCGAGAGCAACGAGGACATAGTGAACGCGATAAAGGGGGTTCCGCACGTCAAGGGGCTGGTGAAGGGTGAGACGAGTCTTGCTGAGATAGAGCACTTCCTCAAGCCTAAGAAGGCTGCGGAGCAGATAAGGGAGGGCTACAAGGTTGAGATCATAAGCGGCCCCTTCAAGGGTGAGCTTGCCATCGTCAAAAGGGTTGACGAGGCCAAGAACGAGATCACCGTCGAGCTTCTGGAGGCCGTGGTTCCGATTCCCGTCACCGTTAAGGCGGATAATGTGAGAATTCTCGAAAAGACTGATGAAGAGGAGGTGTAG
- a CDS encoding 30S ribosomal protein S11, giving the protein MAEKKKKGIWGIAHIFSSYNNTIITITDITGSETIARISGGMIVKAGRDEGNPYTAMQAALRVAEVAKDKGIEGVHIKVRAPGGNKHTTPGPGAQAAIRALARAGLKIGRIEDVTPIPHDGTRPKGGKRGRRV; this is encoded by the coding sequence ATGGCTGAGAAGAAAAAGAAGGGTATTTGGGGTATCGCGCACATATTCTCGTCCTACAACAACACGATAATAACGATAACCGACATCACGGGCAGCGAGACCATAGCGAGGATAAGCGGCGGAATGATAGTCAAGGCCGGAAGGGACGAGGGCAACCCGTACACGGCGATGCAGGCAGCCCTCAGGGTTGCCGAGGTGGCCAAGGACAAGGGGATTGAGGGCGTTCACATCAAGGTCAGGGCACCGGGCGGAAACAAGCACACAACACCCGGTCCGGGCGCTCAGGCGGCAATAAGAGCCCTCGCAAGGGCTGGATTGAAGATCGGCAGGATCGAGGACGTCACTCCGATACCGCACGACGGAACGAGGCCCAAGGGCGGAAAGAGGGGCAGGAGGGTCTAA
- a CDS encoding 30S ribosomal protein S13, which produces MEEGFRHIVRIADTDLDGKKPVIHALTGIKGIGLRMARSITNHLGIPAMTKLGELDDETIAKLKKFVEEEIESLPSWMLNRRKDYHTGKDLHLLNKDIDFARMLDIERMIKIRAYRGMRHARGYKVRGQRTRSTGRKGATVGVIRRKK; this is translated from the coding sequence ATGGAGGAGGGATTCAGGCACATCGTCAGAATTGCGGACACGGATCTGGACGGAAAGAAACCGGTAATTCACGCGCTCACGGGTATCAAGGGCATAGGACTCAGGATGGCGAGGTCGATCACAAACCACCTCGGAATACCGGCGATGACGAAGCTCGGAGAGCTTGACGACGAGACAATTGCGAAGCTCAAGAAGTTCGTGGAAGAGGAGATCGAGAGCCTGCCCTCCTGGATGCTCAACAGGAGGAAGGATTACCACACCGGTAAGGATCTCCACCTCCTCAACAAGGACATAGACTTCGCGAGGATGCTGGACATAGAGAGGATGATCAAGATAAGGGCTTACAGAGGAATGAGGCACGCGAGGGGCTACAAGGTCAGGGGCCAGAGGACGAGGTCCACGGGCAGGAAGGGTGCGACCGTTGGTGTTATCAGGAGGAAGAAGTGA
- a CDS encoding 50S ribosomal protein L11, with protein sequence MPQVVEVLVPGGKATPGPPLGPAIGPLGLNVKQVVDRINEATKDFDGLPVPVKIIAKEDRTFDIEVGVPPVSALIKKELGLEKGSKATGREYVGDLTMEQVIKIAKIKQKQMLAYDLKAAVLEVLGTAVSMGVKVEGKHPKEVQQEIKEGKIEIPEE encoded by the coding sequence ATGCCACAGGTAGTAGAGGTTCTTGTTCCGGGAGGAAAGGCAACACCGGGTCCACCACTCGGTCCCGCAATAGGTCCGCTCGGACTTAACGTCAAGCAGGTGGTCGACAGGATAAACGAGGCCACGAAGGACTTTGACGGCCTGCCCGTGCCGGTAAAGATAATCGCCAAGGAGGACAGGACGTTCGACATAGAGGTCGGTGTCCCGCCTGTATCTGCGCTCATCAAGAAGGAGCTCGGACTTGAAAAGGGATCGAAGGCCACGGGCAGAGAGTATGTGGGAGACCTGACGATGGAGCAGGTCATCAAGATCGCCAAGATCAAGCAGAAGCAGATGCTGGCCTACGACCTAAAGGCGGCGGTGCTTGAGGTTCTGGGGACTGCTGTGTCCATGGGTGTCAAGGTTGAGGGCAAGCACCCCAAGGAGGTCCAGCAGGAGATCAAGGAGGGCAAGATAGAGATACCCGAGGAGTGA
- a CDS encoding protein translocase SEC61 complex subunit gamma: MISDKLKDYINILRMTRKPDREEFVTTTKVAVAVMFVIGLIGFFIYLLMDVLPGALK; this comes from the coding sequence ATGATCAGCGACAAGCTTAAGGATTACATAAACATCCTCAGAATGACGAGAAAACCCGACAGGGAGGAGTTCGTCACCACGACAAAGGTGGCTGTGGCGGTAATGTTCGTCATAGGGCTGATAGGCTTCTTCATCTACCTTTTGATGGACGTTCTTCCGGGGGCTCTGAAATGA
- the ftsZ gene encoding cell division protein FtsZ: protein MDSIVREAIKRANEERRAFTREDEDDEILQMLHELKTVIRVVGVGGSGCNTITRMFEEGIEGAELIAINTDVQHLYYTKADKRILIGKKRTRGLGAGSLPQVGEEAAKENEEEIRALLEGSDLVFITCGLGGGTGTGAAPVVAEAAQDAGALTIAVVTLPFSAEGAIRRANAEAGLERLREVTDTVIVIPNDRLLEVVPNYPMQLAFKVADEVLMRAVKGITELITKPALINLDFADVRTVMEKGGVAMIGLGEASGEDKASESVRKALKSPLLDVDITGAKAALVNVTGGPDMTIEEAESIVEEIYSKIDPDARIIWGAMIDPSLENTIRTLVIVTGVKSPQIFGRKGPAITKRYGIDFVR from the coding sequence ATGGATTCAATCGTGAGGGAGGCAATTAAGAGGGCCAACGAGGAGAGGAGAGCTTTTACGCGGGAGGATGAGGATGACGAAATTCTGCAGATGCTTCACGAGCTGAAGACCGTCATTAGGGTCGTTGGAGTTGGGGGAAGTGGATGCAACACAATAACGAGAATGTTCGAGGAGGGTATAGAGGGCGCGGAGCTGATCGCAATAAACACTGACGTGCAGCACCTGTACTACACCAAGGCCGACAAGAGAATTCTGATCGGCAAGAAGAGGACGAGGGGGCTTGGAGCCGGAAGCCTTCCGCAGGTTGGTGAGGAGGCTGCCAAGGAGAACGAGGAGGAGATAAGGGCACTGCTTGAAGGCTCCGACCTTGTTTTCATAACCTGCGGTCTTGGCGGTGGTACAGGAACCGGAGCGGCTCCCGTGGTTGCCGAGGCTGCTCAGGATGCGGGTGCTTTGACCATCGCAGTCGTCACGCTGCCGTTCTCTGCCGAGGGTGCGATAAGGAGGGCAAATGCTGAAGCTGGGCTTGAGAGGCTTAGGGAGGTCACGGACACGGTGATAGTCATACCCAACGACAGGCTGCTCGAGGTTGTGCCCAACTACCCAATGCAGCTCGCGTTTAAGGTCGCGGATGAGGTGCTGATGAGGGCGGTGAAGGGCATAACGGAGCTGATAACCAAGCCGGCGCTGATCAACCTCGACTTTGCCGACGTCAGAACGGTCATGGAGAAGGGCGGAGTGGCGATGATTGGCCTCGGAGAGGCGAGCGGTGAGGACAAGGCATCTGAGAGCGTCAGGAAGGCACTCAAGAGCCCGCTGCTCGACGTGGACATTACCGGAGCAAAGGCTGCGCTTGTCAACGTAACCGGCGGGCCAGACATGACCATAGAGGAGGCGGAGAGCATAGTCGAGGAGATCTACAGCAAGATCGACCCAGATGCGAGGATAATCTGGGGTGCCATGATCGACCCGTCCCTCGAGAACACGATAAGGACGCTGGTCATAGTCACGGGCGTGAAGTCTCCGCAGATATTCGGCAGGAAGGGGCCGGCGATAACCAAGAGGTACGGAATAGACTTCGTGAGGTAA